atctgtcgacaacttttccggcgactttcggacaactttccggcgacttttccggcaactttccgacaacttttccggcaacttttcggcaactttccggcaactttccgacaacttttccggcgactttcggacaactttccggcgacttttccggcaactttccgacgacttttccggcgacttttccggcaattttTGGACAACTTTTTCCGGCAATATTATTCCAAGGTAATATTTactaaaagtttccgtttttgagtttttactctattcttcttctctttatttttctcgggaacttacaatcaaaagcggaattccaagaaattcacgctaaacgaactaagagtgttcataatattcggactaagagtgtccgcaaaacatcattgttttggtctaaagattattgattttagatttcgtggaagttttgaactccgaaactaatatatcttctcttatcttcaggatgtcgaatgcacctagactcgactttcaaaTGCTTGACTCAACGGGTTCGGAATACTATAGTTGGGTAACCGAcattgagaaccacctcacttcaagagggatattgcccataattcaagctcctaatccaggccttgtgttccaaagaacacctacaaagcatgcacaAGCTATTATCTTGATGCGGCGCCATATGGATAAAGCTCTCAGACTAGAGTATATGTCAATGAGAGATGCTCGAGacttatgggtagcgctagaagagcgttttggtaatatccaagataccctcctccctgacttgaaggttcagtgGAATAATATACGCTTCTCCGACTTTAAGTCTGTTGCAGAATATAATTCGGAAGCTCTTCGACTCAAAGCTATGTTGAAGTTCTGTGGAAAGCCTCTCACAGAAGATGAGCtacttgagaagactctctccaccattcccgtctcagcaattgtgATATCAAAGCAATTTCGCacagaagtcaatgctggacgaattACAAGGTTTAATGAGCTTATTAATATTTTGTCGGTATCTGAAAAGTacgacaacatccttgtaaagaattataattctaGGCCCATAGGAACCAAGAGCGTCCGTGAggcaaattataatgcacccaaaaaggGGCGCAAGCAGCAATACCCTAAT
This portion of the Rosa chinensis cultivar Old Blush chromosome 1, RchiOBHm-V2, whole genome shotgun sequence genome encodes:
- the LOC112170599 gene encoding uncharacterized protein LOC112170599, with product MSNAPRLDFQMLDSTGSEYYSWVTDIENHLTSRGILPIIQAPNPGLVFQRTPTKHAQAIILMRRHMDKALRLEYMSMRDARDLWVALEERFGNIQDTLLPDLKVQWNNIRFSDFKSVAEYNSEALRLKAMLKFCGKPLTEDELLEKTLSTIPVSAIVISKQFRTEVNAGRITRFNELINILSVSEKYDNILVKNYNSRPIGTKSVREANYNAPKKGRKQQYPNNKGQERRTGPYNHPNKERNRNFKADTRGGNFTRGGNSTRGNFTRGGNSTRGRGEYNNNMGRGGRIIRRGSSSNPPREYPQHGQTAPPMKGGNHNDVCHRCGSIEHWFKQCHASTKLAASYKEYRQNREQESNLAENEDSEDVNLTIEDFKAEQMHEDAADFD